CATATATTTTTATGGCATGAAAAGAGCATTAGTGATTTCCGGTGGTGGATCGAAAGGAGCATGGGCCGGAGGTGTTGCTGAATACTTAATTAGAGAGAAAAAACATGATTATGTGTTAGGGGTGGGGTCATCCACTGGTAGTATCTTACTTCCACATCTGTTAATTGGGGAGATTGAGATTATCAAACATATATATACGCATGTAAGAACCCGTGATATTTTTTCTCTAAACCCGTTTATTATTACGAAAGAAGATGATGATTTTAGTGTAAAACTGAATCACCTGAATATTGTCAAATCATTTATTAAGAGAAACCCAACGTTTGGGAATAGTCACCGACTTCTAAGAAAATTAAGACGTGAAATCACGTTGAAGCATTTTAATAAACTTCAGGAGTTGGATAAGGAAGTGATTGTAACAGTAAGTAATTTAACGCAACAAAAATTAGAGTATAAATCCTCTAAAACGGAGCGGTATGCTGATTTTATAGATTGGATTTGGGGCTCGGCCAACTATGCACCTTTTATGTCTATCCTAAGAAAAGGAGGACAAGAATATGCAGACGGAGGTTTTGCGACTTTACTTCCCATTAGAGCTGCAATTGACCTTGGAGATGTGGAGGCGGTTGATGTCATTGTTCTATCTCCAAAAGATCCACATAAAATATTACCGCCATCTACGAATGCGTTCCAGACAATGTCTAAAATTTTTGATGTGTCTATGAATCATAGCTTTAATAAAGATTTGATGTTGGGTCAATTGAAAAGTTTAACCCGAAAAGTAGATGTGAATTTGTATTATACTCCGGATTTACTGACGGAGTATCCGTTGGTTTTTGATCCAACTACGATGCGTAATTGGTGGAAGATGGGATATGAGTTTGCGAAATCTACCGAACCGGAATGTCATTGTTACCGTCCGAAGAAAGATTAGTGTTTACTTTCCTTTTCCTTTTAAGACAATAAGAACAGTATAGATTAAGATTTTAAAATCAACCAGTAAAGACATGTTTTCGATGTAAAGAATATCGTATTCCAGTCGTCTGACCATTTCATCTACATTTTCAGCATAACCGTATTTCACCTGTCCCCAGCTGGTAATACCAGGTTTTACCTTTTGTAGATGTGAATATTGTGGCGCCTTAGCTTTAATCAAAGTAATATAGAATTGACGTTCTGGTCGTGGGCCAACAATAGACATGTCTCCAATCAAAACGTTATAGAATTGTGGAATTTCATCCAAACGCGATTTACGAAGAAAACGGCCAAATGGTGTAATTCTGTTATCGTGTGTACTGGATAATAAAGGAATGTCCGTCTCTGCATTTTCATACATTGATCTAAACTTATAAATCATGAACGGTTTGCCATGATGTCCAATACGTTCCTGAGAATAAATCATAGGTCCTTTAGAACCTAATTTTACCATAATTCCGATGAAAAGATATAGTGGAAAGAGCAGTGTCAATACACTAAATGAAACCACAATATCAAACATCCGCTTGAAGGATTGTTGCCATGAAGGCATGATTTCTTTACGAATATCAATGAGAGGTGCACCAAATATGGATGACATTTTTACTTGTCCGGTTAGGATCGTATACATGTCTGGAATAATCTTAATGCTTACTTCAGCTTCATCCAGAACAGAAATAATTTCTTCTATTTTATGATGCTCTGAAGGTTCAATTGCTATGATGACTTCCTCAATTTCGTTTTCTATGATGATACGTTTAACCTCCTTGAGATGTCCCAGATGGTTTACTTTTCCTTCAAGTAAATGATTGGAGCTTCCGTTTACATTGATAAAACCTTTGATCAGAAAACCACTGGATCTTTTTGCGCTTTCCAGATCATCAAATAGTTTAACCGCATTTTCGTTACCTCCTACAATTAGCGTATTGTAACCGATAATTCTGTTGTGTACTTTGTGTACAGTATTGCTAATCAGGAAATACCTAAACAAGAAAGTAGTTGTAAAATGCAGGCCAAATAAAGTAAAGAACGAGGTGTAGTAACTCTTGTAATTTGGAATTTCATCATCCAGGATCACGGTGAAAAACAAGATGAGTACACCAATCAAAGATTGTAATAATGTAACCCCAAACTCGTTCAATCGGGATTTTCTAAAAGGGTCCTGATAGTATCCGGAAACAAAATAAAACAGAGCCCAAAAAATAGGGATGAGTATTAGTCCTAGATAAAATTGATTGTCAAAGGTGATTGGAACGGGCTCAGCAAACTTAAGCGGTTCCAGGTATTTCTTTCTAAAAATGAAAAAGGCAACCCAGGTCGTCATTGCAGAAAACAAATCCGCAATAAGATATTTTAGTAGTTCTTTTCGTTTGTTTAAACTCACTATTTTGTGTTTACCACCTTGGCATTATCAATATACACAAGCCCTTCAGGATTTCCATCATTATAGTATGCGGTAAATCCAATACCAAATCCGGTTGCATTCACCAGGCCGGCAAAACGATCCGTAAGATCAATGTATATATGTTTCCATTTAAGTTCCCCGTTTTCTTCAGTTGATCTTAATGTGATCAGAGGATTCTCTACCGTTCCATTTCCAGGTTCCTGAATAAGCGTACTGATAATTAGATTTTGGTTGCATTTATAGTCCAATTCCAGATACATTGGTAATGTGGAACTAACAGGAACCATAAATAAATCAGTATTGTATGCTTTAAATCCAGGTTTGTCTTCAGTCATTGTTGCTTTACCTACAAACTTTCCCAGGTAGGTCGGACCATTCGTGACTAATGTTTTCACCAGTGCCACATCACTTGATGGAGCAGTATCGATTTTGGAAACGGCATTTTCAAATTCTTCCTTAAAAGAGATGCCCGTATCCGTGAAATAGCGAACTTTAGGTTCTGCAACTACAGTATCCAGAGGAGTTAGAGTAACATCATCGTTCCACTGTTCATAGAAAGCATACCTTTCACGAGTAGAAGAAATACCGTTTAGTTTAATGCCGGCAGCTACAGTAAGTTTGTGACTCCCTTCAGCAGCAACCGCTACCGTAGCAGGAAGTTCAAAAACACCCAGTAAATTATCGTTATCAAAAACCCAGGCATCAGTGATGGCCGTACCACCATTACCCAAAACACTGACATTATCGTAATTAAAGTCAATTTTTTCTATAGTAATATATGCTGGGATTCTTTCTCTTTTGCCTTCACAAGAAATAAAAAGTGGAAATAAAATTATTGCAAAGCGTAACAGTCTAATCATGTACCCAAATAATGTGGTTGGCAAATATAACGTTCTTTGTAACGTAATTATCATCGTTGAATTGTGGTTTTGGGTATAAAGTTTTTAAGAAAATGTGATATTGTTTTATGCTTTTGATTTTTAGTGTTTTGAGAGGCGGTGAGAATGTGTTAAAGTATGTTTACCAATGGAATAATATGTGCTTTCTAAACTTTGAATAACGAGATTGGGCGTAAAACACATATAAATAATGTTTTATCATAATAGGATAAATCGGGACTGGAGAGTCAGTGAGTAAACCTTTAAAATACTTTGCTTTTTATTCCTTTTAAAGATCAACTTTTGTATTTAATATTGGCCAAAATAAGAAACTCTTTAAACGATTAACAGAAAGAATGCTAAGAGCGGATACAATGAAGTTGAAAGGTGCCAGAAGAAGAATGGTACAGGAAGTGGAACAAATGTTGTCCCAAATTGGAATAGCTGATGAAAAAGTGATGGAAGCGTTAATGTCGGTTCCTAGACATCAGTTTTTTGATAGTGCGTTTGATATCAATTTTACCTATCAAAATAATGCCTTTTCTATTGGTGCTGGACAGACAATTTCTCAACCGTATATCGTGGCTTTGCAAACGCATCTGTTGGATATAAAAAAAAGAGATAAGATATTGGAAATAGGTACGGGATCAGGATATCAGGCCGCTGTGCTTTTAGAACGTGGAGGGCGCGTGTATACCATTGAACGTCAGAAACAGTTGTTTGATAAAACGAGCAAGTTACTCCCTAAAATGGGCTATATGCCTAAGTTCTTTTATGGTGATGGTTATAAAGGATTACCGGAGTTTGCTCCATTTGATAAAGTGATTATTACCGCTGGAGCACCATTTGTTCCTGAGAAGCTGATTGAACAGTTAAGAGTAGGTGGGGTAATGGTCATTCCTATTGGGGAAACCGAAAAGCAAACGATGTATCGGATCACCAAGGTTTCTGAAACCGAAACCACAACCGAAGATTTCGGACCATGCAGTTTCGTACCAATGTTGCCAAAGGTGGAAAGATAATCGCATAGATCATTATGCCTGCATAATTAAAATACAAGAATCAAAACCAAGAGTTTAAAAACCTTTTGTTATACGATACACTTTTGGCACAAGTATTGTAAATTTGGGACAACTTTAAAACAAAACATATCTATTATGAAGAAAAATTTTACTATCGCATTAACGGCCGCAATTTTAATTTTTTCTCCCATATTCGTTCAAGCTCAATTAAAGTGTTACAGCTTAAAAGCCCCTGAAAAGACTATCGAAGGAATGAAGAAATTGGCGATCATGAATTTTGAAGATCGTCTAAATAATAACTGGCGATACAATTACAATGATTATGGTTCGCAACTGGCGGATTATATGATTGCGAAACTTTTAGAAGAGCACAGAGGTGTTTATGCTCGTGGCGAAAACTATATGGAGCGTTATAAAACTAACGTGTATACCGTTGTTGAGCGTAGCGAGATTGACAAAATTATGGCTGAGCAAAAATTAGGTGCTAGTGGTGCAGTATCTGATGGTGATGCAGCTGAAGTTGGAAAGTTATTGGGATTAGATGTTATCATTACAGGTGGATACTCTACTGATGTAAAGACAAGTTCTAAAACAAATACGCATAAAAACTCTAAAACCGGAGCGACAACGTATACTTACAGTGCTTATAAAACAGCAACTATTGAAGTAACTATGAAAATTATTTCTGTAGAAACTGGACAAATCTTAAGTGTTGTAACTAAAACAAAAACACAAAAAGCATCTGCAAGCAGTAGTAAAAATAAATCTGAAGCTTATAATAAACTTCCTACGAACCAGGCGGTAATTACTAACGGAATGAAAGCGATTTCTTTAGACCTGGTATCATACTTTACACCAGTATTCGTTTATCAGGGTTTAACTGTTGAAAAGCCTAAAGTAAAAGATTATAAGGATGAGTTTAAAGAAGCAAAGAAACAAATAAAAGAAAACAACTTGTCTAAAGCTTTTGCAATTGTAAAAGGTGTATATGATGCAGATCCATATGATGCTGCGATGGCACACAACATGGGTGTATTATACGAAGCTGTTGGTAACTACGATCAAGCAATCCAATACCACCAAACTGCATACGAGTTAGATGATTCTAAAGATCACAAAGCTGCATTGGAAAGAGCAATGAACAGTAAAGAAGCATTAGAAGAATTGGGAAAACTAGGTGTAGAAATTACTCCTTATGTTTTTGATGAGTCTGAAGGTGCGAAATTGAACATCGAAAAAGTTAAGACTGCTGGTAAGAAAAAAGACAGAATTAGTGTGTATGCTGAAGCAAACAAAGGTGCTGATAGCATCGCAAAAGTTCCTGGAGATACCGAATTCGAAGTATTAGGTAGAGAAGGAAGCTGGGTGAAAATCAAACTTCTTGGAGGAAAAGAAGGATGGATTAACAAAAGCGATATCGACTAATTTTCTAGATAGTAGAACACTATTATAACTGATCAATGAAGAAGCTCATACTTTTCACTTTCCTATTAAGTGCTATTCAAACTTTTGGACAGGCGCCAGGATGGATTTCCGCAGATACCAGATCAAACATGTATCCAACAGCGTTGTTTCTAACCGGGTATTTTGAAACATCTGATATCAATAAAAAAGAAATAGATGCAGAACTGCAATTGCTTGTAGATGCAGCCAAAGCGCAGCTAATACAAAGTGTTAAAGTTCAGGTGAAAAGTGTGAGCACTTCTAAAGTTTCCGATTTCAACGGGGAGATTGATGATTATTTTAATCAGAAAACGACTTCACAATCGGATTTACAACTTATCGGGTTACAGACGGATTCGTACTACGATAAGAAAAACAAAAAAGGTTATGGATTTGCGTATGTAAGCAAATCTCAAATGATTGAATATTATCGTTCTGAAATTGGTAAAAACATTTCGGATATCGAGAATATTATTTCTCAAAGTCAAACTCTAAAAGATGATGGTGATTTAAAGAGAGCCTTTAAAAAAGGTCTTGGCGCATATAACAAGTTCTTCACCATTGATGAATCTCAAAAGATTTTAATGGCCATAGGCGCAAATGGCGATATGGATGTTAGAATTGATGAGGTAAACGGATTAAATAGTAAGTTCAATAAATTAATGCTGGCTATCCAAAAGGATAAAAGAATGAGCATTGATGATATGGGATATATTATTGCAAATGGTTTAATGAAGTCTCAAGGTGATAATCACAAGAGTATTCATTTAAAACCGTTTACTTATGAGCAAACTGGATTTACTTCTGATTTCTCATATAAATTAGATAAAACCATCAAACAATCTTTACCGGAAGAAATGCCTTCAGCCGGTTATATCATTGAAGGAGTATACTTTCATGAAGGTGAAAATATTGTAGTAAAAAGTAGTTTGATTGATTCTAAAACAAAAAAGGTAGTGGGGCGTAATGCGGTTCAAATTACAGAATTAGAATTGATTAATAGTAGTGTAGCAGTAGTTCCACAAGACATTAAAAACCTAAAAATGTTAGAGAAAATTCAGATCACTTCTCATACTATTGGTGCATCTGGTAAAGCAGGATTAGGTTTAGATAAAGATTTGGTAGCTTCTGTTGTAGTGGATGGAAAAGAATTGGAAGGTATTCCGGTTCGATTCTTTAATAACAATGGAGGTACGGAGTATTGCTCAACAATTACAGACAAATCTGGTAATGCGACCTGTAAAGTGAAAAAAATCAGTGGGGAGTATAAAAACCAGATTATTGTAGCACAGATTGATCTGGCGGAATTCTTATCCAATGATACCTCTGAGTATGTGAAAAGCATGCTGAAGAATAAAGAATTGCCTAAAGCTTCTTTTAAGGTGACAGTCATGCCAAGTACGATCAATATTCAGGCTGAAGAAAACAACTTTGGTAAATCATTAGATGTAAAGTTAATTGAGCCACAGATCAAAGAAAGTCTGGCAACAAAAGGTTTTGATTTTAGCGAAGATTCAGGAGATACAGATTATGTGATTAAGATTCGTGCATCCTCGCGTAAAGGCGGATATTTTGGAGGTGTTTGTTTTGCATATGTAGATGTTACTATTTCTGTATATGACAACAATCAAGGAAAAGAGATCTATAAAGAAAGCATCAACAACGTAAAAGGTGGTGGTGGTACTTTCGATCAGGCAGGAGGAAAAGCGTACTATCAGGCTTCTGAACAAGTGAAGGATAAGGTGGTAGAAATCTTAGTGAAATAGATCAGCGCTGACCTTTATTCAAAGTCAATTTTCCAATTTTTTCATTACCCGAAATCCAGGCCGCATTTGGCGAAGCAAATTGTATAGCCAAATAATTGGTATTGTTCCATTTTTGCCAGGATTCACCCATATTGGAAGAGTAATACATCTGAGAAATACCGCCACGTGAACGACCACTTAAAGCAAGTATTTCTTTTCCATTGGATCCGGGTACAAACTGAATACACGAAATATAACCGTTCATAGAATTATCATTTAAAACTTTCCAGGTTTGCCCACCGTCTCGGGTAAGCGCCATATGATTGTTTTTTTCGGTAACATTTTCCCAGTTTCCACCAGCAATCATTCCGATGTTAGGAGATATAAATTGAACAGAATAGATCCCGGTCATGGTTTGACCTGAGACAATCGGTGTTTCCTCAACATCCCAATCCAATCCATAATTGGAGCTATGATATACACGTGATTTTGATTTTCCACCAGTAACAAACCATGTATGCGAATCGGACAAAGAAACATTGGTATTGCTAGCTGCAAAAGGGTTTTCATTTTCTAAAGCAGGAGGGAGCTGCGAACAATTTACCCTTTGCCAGGTGTTGCCTCCATCATTGGTGGTTGCGATGTGAAAACATTGATGAACAGCATCCCCAAGTAAAATTCCTTGTTCATCATTCCAAAATTCAATGGCATCAAAAAATGCATTTTCGGAAGTATCCTGATATACCTTTTTCCAGTTTTGACCTAAATCGGTTGATTTAAAAATGGCTGCAGGATGTGCAATGCTGACTAAATATATGAATCCATTATCGGTGATAGCGATAGACCTAAACTCAGGAAAAACAGTATCCAATTGCATTTGATGAATATGCCAATCCTGGCCATTGTTTTCGGTATATCCCCAGTAACCATTTGATCCGGCAAACCAAACCGTAGAGTCATTTAAAGCTTCCAATGCTCGAATACTGGTATTCGGAATATTAAACTCCTCTAGAGCATATGAAATGGTATCCTTAGATTGTTGATCTTGATTTTGAGGAGATTGGGAAGAGTTCGTTTGACATGAAGACCAGGTGAGAACAGCTGCGATAAAAAATGGTATATATTTGAGTGATGACATGATTTCGTTGGATTGAAAAACGAAAATAACGATAGCAATCAAAACATTACAATATGGATTCCGGACAATTGGCCTTAGCTTTCTTTTTTATGGCACTTGGAGTTTTGGTGTATAGATTCCCAAATCTTCTGGCAGGCTACAATACCATGTCTGAAGAAGACAAAGCCAAAGTAGATGTAGAAGGTTTAAAGAAATGGTCTCGGAACGTGTTTGTGATCATTGGAGTTTTGTTGATTCTTAGCAACTATGTGAGTCATTCTTTTGCCGATCCCAATTATGCGGATTACCCATTTTATGTAATTGTTGTAGTTGGTCTGGTTATTTTGATTGCGGGAGCGCAGAAATTTAGTGCACGTAAATAGAAGCAGATTTATATATATAAATCAGGTTTTAATTTCTTTGTCATTCGTACATTTGGGGACATTAATACGATAAATATGATTGATAAGAAATTTGATCCGGCATCGGCTGTTCAGGATACACAAAATTTTGGTGAGTTTGGAGGGGTAAACCCGTCTATTACAGATAGTTCAACATATACATTCTTAAAGGCTGAAAGTATGGAAGGTACTTTTGGTGGAGAGACCGAAGGATGTTATTTATATTCCAGACACTGGAATCCTTCAAACAAGTATTTAGCAAATGCTTTAGCAAAAATGGAAGGTGCGGAAGCGGCTCAGGTAGTTGGCTCAGGTATGGCTGCAATTTCCAATGTGACCATGCAAATTTGTGCAGCAGGTGATCATATTATTTCATCACAAACCATATACGGGGGTACGTATTCTTTATTCCATTTTTACCTGCCAAAATTTAATATCAATACGACTTTATTAGATATTACCGATTTAGATGCGGTAGAAAAGGCGATTACCCCAAATACAAAAATGATTTTTTGTGAGGTAATGAGTAACCCGCTATTGGAGATTGCAGATCTAAAAGCGTTGTCTGAGTTGGCGCATAAAAACGGAATCAAACTGGTTGTGGATAACACGTTTACTCCGATGGTATTTTCTCCGTTAAAATTTGGTGTGGATGTAGTGATTCATTCCTTAACGAAGTTTATTAATGGTGCAAGTGATACGGTAGGTGGTGCAATTTGTAGCACGGAAGAGTTTATCAATTCTTTGATGGATTTGAATACCGGTTCTACCATGTTATTGGGTCCAACAATGGACGGTGTACGTTCAGCAAGTATTCTAAAAAACCTGCGTACATTACATATCAGAATGAT
This genomic interval from bacterium SCSIO 12643 contains the following:
- a CDS encoding patatin-like phospholipase family protein; translation: MKRALVISGGGSKGAWAGGVAEYLIREKKHDYVLGVGSSTGSILLPHLLIGEIEIIKHIYTHVRTRDIFSLNPFIITKEDDDFSVKLNHLNIVKSFIKRNPTFGNSHRLLRKLRREITLKHFNKLQELDKEVIVTVSNLTQQKLEYKSSKTERYADFIDWIWGSANYAPFMSILRKGGQEYADGGFATLLPIRAAIDLGDVEAVDVIVLSPKDPHKILPPSTNAFQTMSKIFDVSMNHSFNKDLMLGQLKSLTRKVDVNLYYTPDLLTEYPLVFDPTTMRNWWKMGYEFAKSTEPECHCYRPKKD
- a CDS encoding sugar transferase — protein: MTTWVAFFIFRKKYLEPLKFAEPVPITFDNQFYLGLILIPIFWALFYFVSGYYQDPFRKSRLNEFGVTLLQSLIGVLILFFTVILDDEIPNYKSYYTSFFTLFGLHFTTTFLFRYFLISNTVHKVHNRIIGYNTLIVGGNENAVKLFDDLESAKRSSGFLIKGFINVNGSSNHLLEGKVNHLGHLKEVKRIIIENEIEEVIIAIEPSEHHKIEEIISVLDEAEVSIKIIPDMYTILTGQVKMSSIFGAPLIDIRKEIMPSWQQSFKRMFDIVVSFSVLTLLFPLYLFIGIMVKLGSKGPMIYSQERIGHHGKPFMIYKFRSMYENAETDIPLLSSTHDNRITPFGRFLRKSRLDEIPQFYNVLIGDMSIVGPRPERQFYITLIKAKAPQYSHLQKVKPGITSWGQVKYGYAENVDEMVRRLEYDILYIENMSLLVDFKILIYTVLIVLKGKGK
- a CDS encoding protein-L-isoaspartate(D-aspartate) O-methyltransferase, which translates into the protein MLRADTMKLKGARRRMVQEVEQMLSQIGIADEKVMEALMSVPRHQFFDSAFDINFTYQNNAFSIGAGQTISQPYIVALQTHLLDIKKRDKILEIGTGSGYQAAVLLERGGRVYTIERQKQLFDKTSKLLPKMGYMPKFFYGDGYKGLPEFAPFDKVIITAGAPFVPEKLIEQLRVGGVMVIPIGETEKQTMYRITKVSETETTTEDFGPCSFVPMLPKVER
- a CDS encoding SH3 domain-containing protein yields the protein MKKNFTIALTAAILIFSPIFVQAQLKCYSLKAPEKTIEGMKKLAIMNFEDRLNNNWRYNYNDYGSQLADYMIAKLLEEHRGVYARGENYMERYKTNVYTVVERSEIDKIMAEQKLGASGAVSDGDAAEVGKLLGLDVIITGGYSTDVKTSSKTNTHKNSKTGATTYTYSAYKTATIEVTMKIISVETGQILSVVTKTKTQKASASSSKNKSEAYNKLPTNQAVITNGMKAISLDLVSYFTPVFVYQGLTVEKPKVKDYKDEFKEAKKQIKENNLSKAFAIVKGVYDADPYDAAMAHNMGVLYEAVGNYDQAIQYHQTAYELDDSKDHKAALERAMNSKEALEELGKLGVEITPYVFDESEGAKLNIEKVKTAGKKKDRISVYAEANKGADSIAKVPGDTEFEVLGREGSWVKIKLLGGKEGWINKSDID
- a CDS encoding oxidoreductase encodes the protein MSSLKYIPFFIAAVLTWSSCQTNSSQSPQNQDQQSKDTISYALEEFNIPNTSIRALEALNDSTVWFAGSNGYWGYTENNGQDWHIHQMQLDTVFPEFRSIAITDNGFIYLVSIAHPAAIFKSTDLGQNWKKVYQDTSENAFFDAIEFWNDEQGILLGDAVHQCFHIATTNDGGNTWQRVNCSQLPPALENENPFAASNTNVSLSDSHTWFVTGGKSKSRVYHSSNYGLDWDVEETPIVSGQTMTGIYSVQFISPNIGMIAGGNWENVTEKNNHMALTRDGGQTWKVLNDNSMNGYISCIQFVPGSNGKEILALSGRSRGGISQMYYSSNMGESWQKWNNTNYLAIQFASPNAAWISGNEKIGKLTLNKGQR
- a CDS encoding DUF3784 domain-containing protein produces the protein MDSGQLALAFFFMALGVLVYRFPNLLAGYNTMSEEDKAKVDVEGLKKWSRNVFVIIGVLLILSNYVSHSFADPNYADYPFYVIVVVGLVILIAGAQKFSARK
- a CDS encoding aminotransferase class I/II-fold pyridoxal phosphate-dependent enzyme, with product MIDKKFDPASAVQDTQNFGEFGGVNPSITDSSTYTFLKAESMEGTFGGETEGCYLYSRHWNPSNKYLANALAKMEGAEAAQVVGSGMAAISNVTMQICAAGDHIISSQTIYGGTYSLFHFYLPKFNINTTLLDITDLDAVEKAITPNTKMIFCEVMSNPLLEIADLKALSELAHKNGIKLVVDNTFTPMVFSPLKFGVDVVIHSLTKFINGASDTVGGAICSTEEFINSLMDLNTGSTMLLGPTMDGVRSASILKNLRTLHIRMMQHSKNAMYLANRLEEDGVRVRYAGLDSHPSYDLMKKQMNADYGFGGMILIDCKSKENAYKLMDSMQEDNVGYLAVSLGFYKTLFSAPGSSTSSEIPEEEQGDMGLSPGLIRMSVGLDMDIERTYETIKIRLAEVGLI